From the genome of Neospora caninum Liverpool complete genome, chromosome III:
TCtgcagtgtacagacagcctATTTCTTTTGCGTGGATGAAAGGGCGCTCGCCACATATTAGGCCTTTTCATTGACTGGGCGCTTGCTTGCTCGTGAGGATTTAGACGTTTCGGAAGGACGGTGCCTATCCATGCCGACAGAACCGGGTATGCACGGTCTGTGCAGACGTTTTTTGTGGTCCTAGGTCGTGCGCTGTTGTGGGCCTCTCACACAGTTTATCGTTCAGCCGCCTTGGGTGACTTCGGGGCGAGAACAAAGGGCCTCTGTGTCGGCTCCAACTTTTTTTATCGCCGATGCGCAGTCGTGCACTCTAGCCGACGGTCGACGTTCTTCGTGTGTGCCTTggctccttcctcttcgtggcAGTTTCTTGCGCGTATCGGCCTGGAAGCGAGACTTACGCATGTCTAGGGTTCTCTCGCAACGGCTTTTGCTTGGCGTTCCCGTTCAACGTGTTTTACGTGGTGGTCCTGTTCTTTCTGCGTCCAGATCTCGCGAGGGCCGGACGGTGCTTATGGAAGCAGTCCGGCGGCTCGGCCACTTGCACAGACTCGAGTTTTTCGGTTTTCGTCTCGAAGCTGAAGGGAAACTCGAACTGGAAGCTCTCCTTGCTGCAGAAGCCGAAGCTCGTGGCTGGGGGCCAGCCGCCTTGACCCTAGGACATGGCTCCTCAGTTGCGCACGAATTTTTCATTCCGTGCATGTAAACGACGTCCTAGGAGGAAGCGGTTCTGAGCAAGAAGCTGTTTCGTTGGTGAATAATGAAGTGTTTTCCCAGACGGGACGGAGCGCAGAGGCCCTTGCGTGGCTGGTTTGAACGTTTACCtccctgttttttttttctgctcccTCGACTCAACGCAAGAAGGGGGGAGGTTCTGCACGCATGCGCACAGGAGCATAACGGAGCGCACCGTCGTGCGGGTTTATTTAGAAAGGGGACGGCATTCtcaagcgaaaaagagacaacaACACGTTCCTACCCTAATGCACGGGCAATGTTTCTTTGGAGCGGTGATGTTGGTGTTCTTACCAGCAGACAGACGTGGGCGGAACACGAAGCGAGTCACTGATTATACAGACCATCTTTTCCGAAGCAAAAAGTTTGTCATGATTTGTATCAGCTCTTAACACCAATTGAGGCGTTGCGGTGAACAGCCGCCGAATGGcacaacagagagagcgatgaGTGGTGGAAACGAACAGAACAGGCTTTCGTTTGCAGCAGCACGAAACAGTTTGGGGCATTACACGACATTTGcgacagagggaaaacgatGCTTggcggagagcgcgagagagacgcaaagtAAGATCAGAGAACgagcaaggaagaaagcTGTAGTCACCTGCTGAGATCTTCGATTGAGGTAGTACGCCCGACAGGAAAAGTCGACCAGTAACGGAagtggaggaaagaggaagggaagggcaGAAGCCAAGCtgaagcaaaagaagaggggCCAGACAGCAGGCTCCTTCAAGAGTACGTCTTTCCAAATTGAAAACCTCTTTTCTTAGAGAATGAAAGATTGCAGGCGGCCTCCACAGGTGGTGGGCCGCAAGAATTCTTCCGATTGACTTTTACTTGAATTCAGGAGCTTCAGACTTTTCAAAGTGTGTCGTAGAGTGTGTGTCACAAACCAGGCGTTACCGTTGGAAGCCGTAAACTGCGGCATTTACGAGAAAACTCTGCGCATTTTGCACGTAAATGTGTGTGGATGTACGGTGAGTGCAAGTTTCTAAGGAAAACGGTTCATGGTGTTTACCGAAACAGCCAGAGCCGTCGCGAGCGCCTGCTCGACTGGGACGAAGAACGTTTTCGCTTACAACATCTATTGATACTGCTTGAGAAGTTCCACGTTCCCAAACCGCCACACTGCACCAGGCGTGTGTATCACGAACTCTAAATGTGTAGGTCCGGATAAATCCCATATCAAGCCCGtcagaaaaggaacaaagACAGGCAAGTGGTGTTCGAACTTTGGCCTAAACGCAGCTGACGTGCGGGCCTTTCCACCATTTCCGCGTTCCTTGCTCATTTTCATTTTGTCAATAGATTTTAGATGTTTCCAAACTCTGGCGCTGGCACACCGACCGTTTCGGCTGAACCCTCCAGCGCTCACCACTTAGACTGACGATCTCTGAGCGACGGCGTCCGTGTTCGTTTACAGTTATAGAACGTCGGAAACCCTCTCTGATCGCCGAACACCGATGCACCAGAGGGGTAAGAGAAAATACATCACCAGGTTTGGTTGACATGATTTACGCTTCCCCCTTTACCACAAAACGCTGTCACAAACGGTTGCTTTCCGgtgcttttttttcttcacGGAATCAGGCTCGTGTCCTAtcgctctccgctttcccTCATGAAGTTTTTTGGTTCGTTTCCTTTGGGACATTGCAATGGAGAGAACGCCTTCAGACCACACTTTGTATCCCTTCCGTGTTCTACCGATTTATGACGTATGTGTCTTCACTGTTTCCCTTGTAGTGTCTTCCGTTAGCCGGTCGCCGACGAGGAGCACACGCTTCTTGCTATTAACTCGCAGCTCTCTCTCAGAACGCCGTGCAGAACTTGTCTCGGAGTCAAATTGTACACCGATTTCCAGCTTTGTCGCCCCACATaacgtttttcttcttgttgATGTTTCCGACGTGCCCACGAGGAAGATTGCCGTCGTTTTGGCTTTACTTTCCTTCGCCGGTCTCAGTCAgcacgcgtttctcgtcggTATTTGATTCGCATGTGTGTTTCGAAAACACACGTTTCTTGGCTCGATCTCTTGGGGTGCATTTGGAGAACATCAAAATGGCTTGTCGTCTGACTTCACTCTCGCTGTTTCGACATCTCTGGTGCTTCGCCATCTCGCTTGTCAATTTTCACTGACATGTTCTGAAAAACTTGGCGGTCTTCCATAGTCGGTTTCAGATGCTGCTCTCTAGCGCTTATCGTCACTTGCAGGTCCACGGAAACAAGAGACAAAACCCGAAAGATGTTTCTACTTGTCTGAAGAAAATGCCTTAGTTCCTAAAGAATACAGTAGACAGGGGTGGCGGCACAGCAGGGCAGCGCCGGCGGATGTTTATCCCACTGTGCGTTTCAGGTGCTTTTTCTTAGTTTGTCCTTCGTTCTGCTTCCCTTTGGAGTTTACACTGAAACCCAGCTGAACACCATGTCCCAACGCGCCGCGAGACAAACGCACTCGTCGGTTTCTAAATCAATGAAGAGATGTTGTCTCTCGATTCCTTTGGGGAAGTAGTTTGACCATACAGCAAACCCGAAGCTCAACAAACAAGAGGCAGTCCCAGACTGCACTGCAAGCTTCTCCGGGATGccttttttgtttctccccAGCTGCTGCATTGATCGGTTTTCTAGATCCGAGcttcctttcgtttttctttcgacAGGGAATTGTCATTGTCCCCAGAGCATACGCAAAAATGGCTGAGGACAACAAATTATATCGTGAGACAGATTTGTCTTCCCCCGGGTGTCTGCCAACTGCCGTTGTTTTTCACGTTGCCTCTTTTTTAACTCCGAACGACGTTTGCTCCATGAGCGCGACATGCCGCAAGTGGAGAGAAGTGTGCTGTTCAGACCTGCAGCCTCTGTGGAGAGAATTTGTAAGTAAGAAATTCGGCCGGAAGTACGAGAACTACGTCACCTTTACGGGTGACAATGACTGGCGAAGCTTGTATCTCAAAATTTCAACTTTCATTTCAAATCtgcgcagaggaaacgcgaaggtGAAATACCACCCTACTCTCCTTGAGCCTCCACTCTCTGACTCGTATGAAGGCTGTCTAGCCATGGCCACTGATTGCTCGTGCCTCTTGTGGGAGAACGGCAAAGTTCTTCAGTGTGTAGATatcgaggaaggaaaggagctGTGGAGAGCGTCAGTGACAAATAGAAAGGGTGGCGCCTCCAGGCCGAGTGTCGTCGTGGGAAAGACCAAAGTTTTCCTCCATTTAGAGCAGCAGGTGCATGTCTTCGAACTCTCGAATGGCGCCtttgtgtcgcttctctcaaTTCCACCAGACACAGATGCTTCAGCTTCTGCTGGATGTGCCGAAACGCCTGGGAACAATATGCCCCTAGACGTCTCTCTTCGGAACCTGCATTTCACCTTTTTGACGAAGCGCacgctctttgtcttccaCTCCGAAAACCTCAAACTCCTCTATAAAGTTCAGCACCGCGAGTTGACGCCGCTGATCGACACAGTAGAGGGCATAGACTTTTGCTGGGCAGGAAATCGATGCTGCGCAGGCCCAGACGGGACAGAGTGTCACGAGTGCTCGGCAAACGGTTTAATGTTGCGGCCACAGTGTCAACAGATCTGCAGACACATTGTCACCTGGTTGGTAAAGAGGAGTCGATCGATAAAAATCTGGGACATTCGTGACGGAGCGAATGTGTACTGTTTGCGGGGGCATGAGGCACCGGTGCAGAAGGTTCGCCACGTGATGAACTGGAGAGATCTCGCCGAGTACTTTTTAGCTTCTCTCGACACTGAAGGAAGTGTGAGAATTTGGGGCTCGCACAACAAACATTTCGTTTGTCTACAAGAACTAAAACCGGACATCTCACGAGGCACTGTCTTCCGCATGTCATTCTCGTCGACACATCTCATGACCATGTCTAAGGAGACTGCTGGGGGCGACGTCCTGATCACCATCTGGAAATTTGATCAGACAACTGCAAACACCCTTCTAAGGAGAGCTCCTCGTTCGCACTCGAAAAATGCGGAGAGACGTGCATCCACGGAAAGCAGGACAAACAGTACCAACCAGGACGCATTAGTTCTTCCCAGCGGAAATCCGCAGTTGAGCAGATACACCGTAAAAAACAGTCAAGAGGGAGAACCGTCGAGTGCTGCAACCCAGCACCCCGTGCCTTCgttcccttcgtctctgccggTAGTACGCAGCGGCCCACGCCTAACAGAAACCGGGAAACCGAGATCCTCCTGTGACTCCCCGATTCGCTGCTGCCACACTTCGTCGGTCgaagcagaaagcgaaggccTCCGAAGCTCCGAAatcagagagaaaggagaacgcgTCCCGCGGAATGGTAAGCCAGAAGCGGGAAACAGGGAGGAGCGCCTCCGTGAAAGAAAGCACTCTTTTTACAGGAAACGcatttcgtcttctgcctaGATGGTGGAAAGAATCAGACAAAAGAGCAACACTCTGGAGGGGTGGGAGCACGAGAAACACAAAGTTGGCTCTTCGAGGGCGGAACTCCTACCAAAAACCCGGCACACAGGCTGCGGCCGGTATGGCGACCGGGGCTGCCTCCCCAGTTAGGACGATGCGCTTTTACTGCCTTCGAGATAAGTCTTTGTCTCCAGCAGCATAACTCCGTGGGCATAGATAGTGGAATGACGGCGGTTCCACGTATATTTCTCCCACAGCTTCTGGCATCTGTCCAGTAACGGTGGGTGTACCGCTAGGCCGAGTCTCTGCAAGTGCACTTGATACAGTGAAGCGCGATAGGACTGCTGAATCTCGAAAAGGGATATCCCCCCTCAGCTCGGGCGTTTGTCTGGGTTCAAGTGTGACAGTTTCCCGGCTCCCTCGATTTTTACCTTCAGATGGTCAAAGACATCAGACCCTCTTGGAAGCAGAGGCTGCCTGCCGCTCTAGCTCCTGGAAGGAAGATGGGTCTGTCGCTGCGGACTGCGCCACTCACCTcccttctgttctctcgataggagagggagatgacaaagaaacgcgaaagtCGCTCGGACCGGCTCTGACCTCTCTCCGCCATCCGCTACGTGGATGCTCCTCTGCCCAGCTTGCTGTTGATCCGGACGATCCGTCGCCGTATGTGAAACGGTCGTACTTGCACACACGGAGTCGTGAACTCTCAGACTTACCCTCGACTTGGGACAAGCACCTCACGCCTATCTTTCACGTCTCgaggcctgcctcgccttcccctctccacGTAGGGGTGCCAGCGGAGGAAaacgtttcttcctccgacTCACTTCTCCCATTGACTTCAGCGTTAGACATCTCGCCGCCGGAGGACGACTTGGACTGCGACTGTCCGTTCTGCAATTGCGGAAGCAGCAACCGCTGTCTGTTTCGGAGGCGACGTCGGCATGGACGGGCCTCGTCtccccagagagaaagatcgGACGCGCGAATTCGGATCGTCCCTCTAACTTGCTCTCCTGCCTGGCCTTCgctgctctctttctcgcaaGTCAGCGAcactctcgcttctcccggACCGGACGTCGCGTTTGGCTTCAGTCTTCCGCCAGCTTTGCCTGACCgtcggaggcgagaagatgCTCACCTTTCTGCGCTGTCAAGTCTCACGGCGCACACCTCGCGGCAGAGTTCTTGCTCTTCTCGAGCGGTCAGTTTAGCTCCGTCCTTCCCTGACGTCCCCGCCGGCACGAACCAGGGTCACGAGACAGGGGGGCTGTGCTCGGTTCTGCAGAAAGAAGCCTCGTTTTCGGCAGGAATCCGCGCGTACTACGCCGATTTTATTGACGGTCAGCTGCTTGCTCTGTGGCACTTCAATGTCCCCTCTGGTCGACGCTACACGGCGTTTCAGTACTCCCTCTCGGACTGGAAAGTCTACGATTGCATCGGAAAGGACGCAACGTGCCCCTTTCACGTGGAAGAACAAGACCGACGAGTTTTCCACTTCGGCGAAGATGTCGCCACGAGAACAGGCCCCGCCTCCGCTGCTCAAAGCACATCCGAACCTTCACACCAAAGTTACTCCTTGAGACTCCCCGGAAACCAACTGGGGAACTCAGCCGCAGGCCACGCTGTTCTGCCTGCGGCGATGGGCGTCGACGGCGCGAGTTCAGCCGCTGGAGGGACAAGACAAATCAGGAGAAGTCCTGGACCTCCGGCGTTCTCCAtggaaaacagaggagatGTTTGGACGCTTCTGGACTGGAAGTGTGTCTCCCTTGATCCCCGTGGCAATGTCACTGTCTTTGATTTCTGCCCGAAACAAGCTGCGCTATCGTGCCAGCCTTGCTAGACAAAAGACGCGCGGAACACTCGCAGCCTGCCTCCAGCAAATCAACCGACGCTGATACCAGTAAAACACACAACTCTTCCGACGGCATTCAAAAGTCAAAACGTACACCGCTAGAAGTGAGACTATGTATTTGCGGACACACGTCTACGACTATAATGACAGTACGCACTCGATGCATAAAACATATTTACacgtatatttatatatagtGTATGCGTACActaaatatgtatatctgcatatacGCATATGAATATTTGTAAACATCTGCGAATATGAATCTTTCCTTCTAACTAATTCAAACGACTCAGAACCTGACAACTCCCAAGACTCCAGTTGAAAAACCGTGTGTTGGTGCTGGAGTCGCCGTTTAACAGCTTCGCGGATTTGCACTCGCCTGCGCAAGGCAGCAATTTGCTGCTGAACGCCACTGGAGACCAGCAACAAGAGTCATGCTTGCCTGTGGACACATGGctggcgccttctcttctgacCCCGCAAACAAGGTTGTATGCATACCCCAGCAAACAGCGGCGTGCTTGCTCAGCAGTACGTTGCGCACGCGAGATTGCCGACTAATCGGATGTGCTAAGAAACAAAGCTCGGCAAGGTCTGCCGCAAACTTTCAGTTGCCTGTTTTCCGTGGATTCGTGccacgggaaaagagaacggagcTAAAACCACAACTCTTGAAGAAAGTAGCTGTTTACCGTCGGCGCCACAGCCATACACCTGTTTCTCTATTTGCCTCTCCATTTCTACCTG
Proteins encoded in this window:
- a CDS encoding putative F-box domain containing protein, whose product is MAEDNKLYRETDLSSPGCLPTAVVFHVASFLTPNDVCSMSATCRKWREVCCSDLQPLWREFVSKKFGRKYENYVTFTGDNDWRSLYLKISTFISNLRRGNAKVKYHPTLLEPPLSDSYEGCLAMATDCSCLLWENGKVLQCVDIEEGKELWRASVTNRKGGASRPSVVVGKTKVFLHLEQQVHVFELSNGAFVSLLSIPPDTDASASAGCAETPGNNMPLDVSLRNLHFTFLTKRTLFVFHSENLKLLYKVQHRELTPLIDTVEGIDFCWAGNRCCAGPDGTECHECSANGLMLRPQCQQICRHIVTWLVKRSRSIKIWDIRDGANVYCLRGHEAPVQKVRHVMNWRDLAEYFLASLDTEGSVRIWGSHNKHFVCLQELKPDISRGTVFRMSFSSTHLMTMSKETAGGDVLITIWKFDQTTANTLLRRAPRSHSKNAERRASTESRTNSTNQDALVLPSGNPQLSRYTVKNSQEGEPSSAATQHPVPSFPSSLPVVRSGPRLTETGKPRSSCDSPIRCCHTSSVEAESEGLRSSEIREKGERVPRNGKPEAGNREERLRERKHSFYRKRISSSA